AGGAGAAAGCATTGCCGCTCCTCTTGTTAAAAGCAATGTTTTTCCTCCCATGGTCACCAGGATGATTTCGGTTGGAGAAAAAACCGGTGAAATGGAAAAGATGCTTGTTAAAGTCGCTGATTTTTATGACGATCAAGTGGATGCGGCTGTTTCAGGGCTGACTAGCATGATCGAGCCTTTGATCATTGGTTTCTTGGGCGGCATTGTCGGATTTATCGTTGTGGCCCTGTTTTTACCGATCATTAAGATATCAACGATGATCCAGGCCTAGAGGATTAACAAAGAGATGAATTTGGGAGCGAAATTTTTCAAGGAGGAAATAGCGTGAATAAAAAATCGTTTACCATTATAGAGCTTTTGATCACCATTGTTGTGGCGGTTTTGGTTGTGACAGGGGTTTTAATGTCTTTGATCAACTCCATGGTTTTGGATGAACACACGGCGCAACTTTCCATTGGCATGAATATTGCTAGAGCTAAAATTGAGGAGGTTTTAAGCCGCAGATCGGATTTTGACAATATTGTTTCTGTGCCATCTGGTAATGATCAGTCTGGGGTTAAGCTGACCGCGGATGGTGACGGCATGGTGGGGGCTTATCGAATTATTGTGAGAGGGGTCACTGGGTTTGCGAGTGAATTGAAAACCGTCAAAGTTGCCGTTTGCTGGAAAGGTAGGGGCAATAGGGTTGTCGGTGACTGCCGCATCGTTGATGATGGCACGGTTGAATGGATTAGCTTAGCCGATTTGAATCCCAAATCTGGCTGCGAGTTAGAAACAGCGATTGCCAAGAGGTAGTTTTTCGAGCAGTATCAGGCAAAAAAAGTAAAAAATAATTTCCCTTTTTCTACTTTATATATAGAATAAAAAGTATAAGTAGAAAAAGGGATTTTTTTATAAACAGAAAAGCCCTAAGGCTCATATGGGGAGCGTATGCCGCAAATAAATCTTTTAGCACCGGGATTTAAAAAAAGAGAAGTGACGCCGTCTACGGCCTCTTTCTCTAAGGCGCAGGCGCAATCTCAATTCCAGCAGAAAACAGAGAGAGTGTATCCAGGGATCTCTTCAGGTGTCTTGGATGTCTTGCCGGCGGTGGGTTTTCGTTGCGCGATTTGCGGTGGCATTATTCTTGCCATCTGGAGCTTTTTCTTGGTCAATATTCCTGGAAATCAAAAAACACTGAAAGAGCTAGAAGTAAAAGTTTCTGTTCTCGCCACTAATCCCAAAGAGATAGAGCGCATCAGGACTGAGCGCGTCATTCTCGAAAAAAAAGTTAACCTTATCGACAATCTTTCTTCTCGGAAATTTTTATGGTCCGAAAAATTGGCCCTGATCGCGGATCTTATCCCAGATGGAGTATGGATCAATGAAATACGTTCAAGCAGTAAGAAAGATGCGGCAGCGGCTAAAGCTCCTCCCAGCGATGAAAAAACAGTTTTCACTATAAAAGGCACGGCTGTTGCTTACAAGATCCAAGATGCGGTCGGTCTTATTAGCGACTTTATAAAGAATTTACAAGAAAACGCTGATTTTTCTAAAGATTTTCAAGAGATCAAACTTAATACAATCGCGAAGGGAACTGTAGGGAGCTTGGATGTTATGAAGTTTGATTTATTGTGCGAATCTAAATAAACCAATTAAATAAATGGCCAGACCTCCAGCAAGAAAACAGGCAACACCTCTTGACGATTATCTGAATTTGGCGATCAAGCACTCGCCAATATTGGCTCCTATTTTGGTTGTGATTTTGGGAATCGCTGTTTTAATTTGGCCGTCGTACCAGAAGCTTTCGACCATTAAAGCTAGCATCAAAGAGAAACAAGATATTTTAACAATGGTTGACAGAAGCAGCGCGGATGTTAGTAAAATGCAGAAAGAATTAGAGATTTTTAAGAACAAAGTTGTTGAATTCGAAACTCGATTACCCAAAAGAATTAAAACAAACTTGATCATTGAGACCTTGCAGGAAATTACTGAAAAGGCGAGCCTTAAGTTTTCTTCGCTTGAGCCAACAACCATTCGGAAACATGTTATCGCGGAGACAAATGATACTTTTGTAGAATTGCCCATCCGAGTTAGATTGCGGTGCGGGTACTATGAAATGGTTAATTTTCTTAAGAAAATTGAAACCGCAAAACAGCTTATGAAAATATCTGATCTAGTCATTATTGATGATCCGGCTGCGGATTGGGATCATGGCATTGAATTTACGATCAGTGCTTTTTCGCGAGGTGAAAATGGCGACTAAAGCGAAAAAAAAAGTTATTTATTTTATGAGCTTAATGGCTTTTTTGTCCACTATTTTCTTCCCGACGAGAACAATGTTTGGCCAAGGAGAGAAAAGCGCGGCTTCAACAAAAAAAAGAGACCCTTTTGTTGCATTAGTTAATTCTCAAGGTAAAATAAAAGCTAAGGAAGAATTATTTCCTTCTATTGCGCCTAAGTCGCTTTCTATGAATATTGTATTAAAGGCAATTATCTGGGATGAGGCGAGGCCGCTAGCGATGATCAACAATAAGGTGTATGGACAGGGAAGCGAAATCACAAAAGGACTTATAGTCGAGAAGATCAATCCTAATGATGTGGTTCTTAATGACAATGGAAATCCTGTCGTTATCCAACTACGCAAAGCGGTGAAAAATGATTAAAACAAAAAAAATTTATTTTCTGATGTGTACCGTGGTGATGCTCGCATTTCCGATGGTGTTGTCGGCGCAAGAAGAAGCGCGGCAAGTTGACGAAAACATGGTTAGTCAGCCTCAAGCGGCTTCTTCCGACGCAATAGCACCGATGGCGCCTTCCATTGCTGCGGATGTTGCAACGAATGCGGGTTCAGAAAATGTTCCTTCTGTAAACTCCCCGGGAACAGAAAAAAACGACGACAACCTTATTAGCGTTAATTTTGAAAATGTTGATATTCGTGACGTTATTCGCATCCTTGCTGACAAGGGCCATGTGAATATGATCGTTGGGCCCGATGTTGCGGCGACGGTGAATATTCAGTTGAATAATATAAGCTGGGAAAAAGCCTTAGATGTTATCCTGATGACGTACAGTTTGACATATAAAAAGGACGGCGATCTTATTCGTATTATGACGCTTGATCAGCTACAGGTTGAAGATGAGAAAGTTCCTTTAGCAACAAAAATCATTAAGCTAAATTTTGCTCGCGGCGGGGAAGTGAAAAGTAATTTCGAGAAGATGCTTAGCGCGCGTGGCAGGATTGATGTTGTCGAGCGTACAAATAGCCTCATTATCACGGATCTACCCGATAATATCGCCAGAATCGAGGAAATTGCCGTAGAGCTTGATACAAGAACTCCTCAGGTCATGATCGAGGCTTTATTGGCGGATGTGGTTGTTAGCCAAGACGATCAATTGGGTATTAACTGGGATATCGCTTGGCCGGATGGAGGAGCTCCCCAAAGAACTATTGAACAGGATTTTGGTTCTCTTGGCGCTCCGGGCGGGATCATCACATTTGGAACAACCATGCTAACCGATAAAGATCTCCATGCGACAATTGCTGCTTGGCAACGGCAATCAAAAGTAAATATTTTGGCCCATCCACAAATAATGACCTTGGATAACCTAGCGGCAAAGATCAGCTTAACAGAGGAAATTCCGTATCAACAACAGACTGATTCAACTGAAGGAGGTAGCGTTGTTTCAACTTCGTTTAAAGAATCAGGGATTAATCTAACGGTTATGCCGCACATCACGACCAAAGATAATTACATTTACTTGACCATTGATGTCAAGCAAAGTTTTCGTTCCGGATTTACGGCCGATGATCAGCCAATTGTTGATAGTCGCTCTGCTCAAACAAATCTTTTGGTCAAGAACCGCGAAACTGCGGTTATTGGGGGCTTGCGCAAAAAGAATGATACATTCACCGTTAATAAGCTTCCTATTTTGGGAGACATTCCTTTGATTGGTTCAGCTTTTCGCAAACGCGTTGAGGCACTTTCGGATATAGACTTAATGATTTTTGTGACCCCAACAATCGTTACGGATGTCAATTTAACCGACAAACAAGAAAATACTTTGGAATTGTTTGAAGAAGAAACCGAGGATTGGGCTCATCAATTTGATCAGGTGAAGCAAAAAAAGCGAGAGGGAACAGCGGAGCCGAAATCGGCAACAATCGGGGCGAAAGAAGATGCCGAGCCGGATCTTTTTTATCTCAAGCCGCCTGCGCTGCTTAACGAGGGACGTTAACAATGACAGTGTTCAATAAAGATTTTTTTCTTTCTTCAGTTTTTTTCTTAGCGTTGATGCTGGCGGGTTATGCCCAGGCTTCCGATGAAATAACGAATGATGGATGGACGCAAAGCCTATCAAATCTAAAAAGCAGTATGAGTGAGCTTTTAAAGCAAAACGATGCCCTCTCTGTTGAGAATGATCTCTTAAGAAAAAAGATCGTTGAATTGCAGTCAGAACTAAAAAAAGCTGCAGAGGCAAAAGAAAAATTATCGCAAGAGCCGCGACGGCTTAATGCTCTTTTAGATGAGAAAAATAAAGAAGCTAGCTTACTTGAGAAGAAAATTCAAGAGATTCAAGCGCAAGTTCAGCAGCTTAAAACGGATCAAGATGAGACGCAAAAGAGTATTGCTCAGCGTCAGGAAAAACAAAAACCGCTTGAGGCTGAAGTCAAAGGATGGAAAGGAAAAATAGATCAGCTTGAAAAGGAGCTGAAGCTGTCCAAGAGTGATAATCAAAACTTTCTTAAAAAAGCAGAAAATGAGAAAAGCGAATTAAAGAAGCAGTTGGTGGATAGCGAAAAGAAGCTTGCTCGGGTTCAAAAGAATTTAGAAGAAAGCAAAAAACGATCCGCACAACCATCAGTGGAATCGGTAGCTTTAGCGGCTGATCAAGAAAAAATGTCTCAGGAGCTGGAAAGATTAAGAAATTTGATTCAAACGCACACTCAGGAGAAGCAAAAGCTGCAGGAAGAGAACATCCGCATCAGCGATCAGTATAAATCAGACCTTGATAAATTAAATCAACAAATCGCTGAGCTCAAAAAGCAAAATCAAGAATTAGAAAGCGTAGCCATTGCTCCTTTACCAAAAGTGCCCTCAGCGGCAAAGGACAAGAAGATTGCCAGCCAAACGGCTTCTCTAAAAGAAGAGAATAGCGCGCTGAAGAATAAAGTTTCGGAATTGATGGGCTCAGTTGTTAAACTCAATCGCGATAAGGCGATGATCGAATCACTGCTTGATGTCCAAACAAAAACGTTGAGAAAGAAAACCGTTGGCAGTAAAAAATCCGTCGATCAAACAAATCACGAGCTTTTGGCTTATAAATATGCGGCCAATGGCGAATACGAGAAAGCCATCGAGGAGTATCAATTGGCGATCGCGGCACGTCCTAAAAATAAAGATCTCTACTATAATCTTGGGTTTGTTTATGACCAGCTTGGGAAAAACGATGAAGCCATTGCGAATTACAAGCAAGTCTTAAAACTCAATCCCAACGACAAAGAAGCGAACTACAACTTAGCGCAAATCTACAAGAAGCTTTCCGATACGGCATCATACCAATACTATTATGACCGTTTTATTAAACTCAATAAAAGATAAAAACTGCATTAGTTTTCTGCGGGGAGAATAGCCTGTGTTCGGTGGGAAAAAAATTGCAAAGAAATCGGATGTAGCTATTGGCCTTGATGTCGGGAATTTTGCCGTCAAGGTTGTCCAGCTTAGCCAAAAAGGCGATACTTTTAATTTAGATAGTTTTGGCTATGCAAAGATCAATATTGAGAAATTAGATGGAGTCGTAGAGGCTATCAAAAATGCTTGCGCTGAAGCGGGTATCACGCAAAAAAAGGTTAATGCGTCTATTACGCCGGAAGGCGTTATCGTCAGGTATTTAACATTGCCTGAGATGAATACGGATGAGCTTAAAAAAGCGATGGAATTTGAGATCGAACGTTATGTTCCATTTGAGAGAAAAGATGTTGTTAATGACTATATGATCCTTAAAGAACGTCCCGATTCTAAGAATATGAAGATTTTGCTTGTTGCGGCAAAAAAAGATTTTGTCGAAAATCGGATCAAGATCTTGCGAGAGGCGGGCTTGGATCCGGAAGTCATTACCATTGATGCTATCGTTTTGAAGGACACTTTTCAATTGAATTACCCTGAGAAGAATAATAAAGTTGTAGGGCTTCTTAATATCGGAGCTAAATCTTCAAATATTAATATTGTTAAAGGTCCGACATCTTATTTTATGCGCGACATCCAATTGGGGGGCGATAATATTACGCACCTGCTCAAAGAAAAGATTGATATCGGCCTGGAAGAAGCGGAAAAGATCAAGTGCAGCCTTACGCTGGAAGACAAGGAGAAATTCAAGATCATTGAGCCGGTTCTGGGAAATTTATTGAATGAAGTTTATCTGTCGTTTGACTATTACGAAAGTGAATTTGGGCTGGTCGTTGATGAAGTTTTTGTTAGTGGCGGTACGGCTCGCTTAAAATGGCTAACCGATTTCTTAAAGGAAAATCTTAACAGAGAAGTTTCCGTCCTAAGCCCTGTTAAGAGGTTCACCGCAGCTCCAGCTGTCTCACAATCACGCCTTGAATTATTTTCTCCCTCGCTTGTTGTTGCTACCGGTCTCGCCTTAGAGAATTTTAGTTAAAACCTATTTTGTTTTCATAAGTACATTGCTTTCTGACGTGATCGTTGTTATGTCTGAATTGGGCTATTTGACAATCCCTCAAATGGATGTTATACTTCAAACAAGTAAGAGCTGTTGATAAAGGCAAACTACTCGTAAGGGTAGGGCGCAAAACTATAGGGTCCCGAGTTAGCATATGGGATTGCCAGTTGCCAATAGGATGTCCGGTATTATTTATATTATATTTCACTGGCAAAGTTAGTTTGCGGCCTATTCTTTCATAACGGGGAATGGGTTTTTTTATTTTGATAAATTTTTTCCTCAAAATCGCTTGACACATAGAAAGGAGGTTGATAACATAAAAACTAAGATAACGTATGGACGGAGCTGGGTGTACTAATCCGTAGTTGTCCAGGTGGTTAAGAAAAACAACAGCGGTATTATCCTAATCAGTTAAAGATTTTCTTAGCTTTCTGGATCAAGGAAGTGTAGCCTAAGCTTAATTTTGGTCCGGAAAGGAGGTTAAACATATGAAAAACAGAAAAGGTTTTACATTGGTTGAAATTATGATCGTTGTGGCTATCATCGCTTTGTTAGCTGCTATTGCTATCCCTAATTTACTCAGGGCTAAGATTGCTGCTAACGATGCTGTTGCGAGCAGCACACTGCGTACCTTATCAACGGCAGCTGAAACTTTTGCCACGAGTAATCAGGGTACCTATCCGTCTGATGTTGATGATTTAACCAACGCGACTCCTCCCTACATCAATAAAAATTACTGTGACGGGGTTACAGCAGCTGGCTTTACTTTTGATTGCGATTGGGATACTGGCGGCTATACTCTTATAGCTTCTCCAGCAACGGTAGGCACAACCGGAAGCGCAACGTTTACCATGGTAACGGGAGGTATCTTAACGGGAAACTAATAGGTAGTGGTTGTGGCAATGTGGTTTTTGCATAACTAGTGCGAAAGGGGCTTAAAAGCCCCTTTCGCACTAAAGGGAAAAATGCAGCACGAATATTTTTATGAACTATCGATTTTTTAAAGTCGATAGTTTTGTTTTTGTAAGGCGCGGAAAACATCGGGTAAAAGCGTTGACTTTTTAATCTTCGACATTAAAATGCTTTCTAGGGAGCGCAAAATGAGCAGGCAATTTCAAAATAAGAAAGTTTTGCTAAGGGGGCTAACGCTCGTAGAGACATTAGTCACAACTGTTGTTTTTTCTCTAGCTTTCTTGGGGGTCTTGTTCAGCTATGTGACTTGCCTTGAACTTAGTGAAATTGCTAAAAATTCATCCCAAGCCCTATTTGCTGTCAAATCACAAATAGAAACAATAAAGAATACAAATTTTGATCAAGTAAAAACGGCATATAACAATACTTCATATGCAGCGGCTAATTTAGTGGGTATTGGAGTAAGCTATATCGATGATTCAAATCCAAGATTACTTTTCATTGTTAGCACGTTTTGTTGGCGGCAACCTAATGGCCGCGTAATCGGGGAGGACAGAAATCTCAACGCGCAACTCGATGCGGGAGAAGATCTAAATGGTAATGGCCGATTGGATTCTTTGGTGACAACGGTTGATTATATTTATGATCGGTGAAAAACAATGCAAGAAAACTCTTTTAAAAGAAATGTAAAAGGATTTACCCTAACCGAGGTTTTGATAACACTTGGCATCTTCTCTATTATGGGCGCGGGGATCTTTATCGTCTTATCAGGCGGTAAATCAACCTGGTTTGACACGGATACGAGTATTGAATTGCAACAAGACTTAAGGATCGTTCTTGAGAAAACGACGCGAGAATTACATGAGTCTGGATTTGACAAAAACGGAGTTTTACAGGCTAATATTAACGATGGCGTTGGCCCGAATGGAACTGATACTCTAAGGTTTTCGATCCCTACCGTTTGCCATGGCGGGGATAGCGTGGTTGATAGTAGCGGCGACGTTGTGCATTGGCGTGCTCCGTTAATCTGGGGCTGTACACAATCAAGCTGCATGGATGCTGACAATGATTGTAATACCATTGATTATCAGTTTATAGAATATGGCGTGGATGCTCAAGATCAGTTTGTGCGAAAAGTGATCAGCGGGGCGGGCCTTGTTGTGAGGCAAGATATTTTCGCCAATAATATTAGTGACTTTCAAGTTGATGCCACGGTGGATGGAGGGCTTGTTACGTTAAGTATTAGCGCGCAGAAAAACTCACCGACCGGAAGAGCATTGTCGGCAGCTGCCAGCATGGCCGTATATTTAAGGAATCGAGGGTAAAGCTATGAATAAGAAAAATACAAAAGGGACAGTTTTGATCGTTTCTCTGATGGCTGTTACGGTCCTCCTTATTTTGGGTGCGATGTTTATCGTTCGAGCCATCTCAGAAAAAGCTGCTTCTGACCGTGAACGTATGCTGACCCAAGCTTTTTATTTGGCCGACGGTGGTAGTCAGGTTGGAATTAATCAGATGGATGTATTGATCAATACGAATTTGATGGCCACTGTCAACAATACAAATCCGCAAGTTATTGCGAATGATGCAGCAGGTTATGTTGCTTCTGGTGATGGTTTAGGTTTTTTGATCCAGTATGCGCGCGATGGTGGCGCAGCACAATTTATATTGAATGGTGCGCAAGCACGTTATACGGGATCGGTTATTGCGGCGGGAAGCGGAACGTATCAGCACAGCATTATTGTTACCGAGAAGGGCAATCCGATTGCTGTAACTCCGGAGCAATGGGATTTTCCGTACTATTATCGGATTGAAACAACCGGAACTGTCGGTGGCGTTGTGCGAAAAATAGCCTTAACGGGCGATTTTACAGTTCGTGTCCAGAGAGATAATTTTGCGCGTTTTGCCTTATTCACAGATCATCACAGCTTGCCAAGCGGCGGGACAGTCTGGTTTACGAGCCGGACAAATTTTTCTGGGCCGCTCCATACAAACGAACGCTATAGTTTTGCGTTTAATCCAAGTGGAACTTTTGACGGCATGGTTACCCAACATCATAATAGCGCCAGGTTTCATAATGGTGGGTCGTCTATTTTATCGGATGCGGATCAAAATGCTTCCATTGATGTTCCGGTATTTAATAGTGATTATGAACGTGGCGTTTCTGAAGTCAATCTGGAGTCATCTGTTCAGCAACAAGATCTCATTGACCAAGCCAGGGGCACCGACACAACGCCGGGTAACGGCATTTTTGTTGCCAATAATGGGAGCAATCTTATTGGAGGAATTTTTGTTAGAGGCGACTGCAATGTCAATATGAGCGTTAATGGAAGCGGAAACGCTGTTTATACGATCACGCAAGGCGCGACAACAAAAATTGTCACGGTCGATATTTCCGGGAATCAAACAACTGTTCAGACGGTTGCAGGCCCGATCCAAACTTTTTCCGGACTTCCGGATGGCGTTGATGATGTTGGAACTATTCTTTATGTTGATGGAGCGATTTCCAGCCTCGGAGGAACGGTTCAGCGAGACACAAAGCTAACAGTTGCCAGTCAAAATGATGTTATTTTGACGAACCATGTCATGTATGAAGATTATACTCCGGCTGTCGGAACGCCGGGAACTCCGGGATATGTTGCCCCACATGCTGACGACACGAATAACATGCTGGGCATTGTTTCCTGGGGAGGCGACGTGAGGATCGGCACAGTAGCTCCGGACGACATAAATATTCATGGCTCTGTTATGGCGCGTAACGGTGTTCTTACCGTCGATAACTATGACGATACGGCTGTTGGATCTCGCGGTGTTACAACGCTTTTAGGAGGGTCTATTACTCAGTTCTATGGTGCGTTTGGACAATTTAATAGCGTAACGGAACAGCAGATTTCTGGTTATGGCCGCAATTTTGTATATGACAATAGAATGTCTTTAGGGGCTGCGCCTCCGTATTTCCCGAGTATGCGAACATTCATTGCATTTACAAATGACTTAACCGATAAAATCACTTGGCAAGAGGGAGGATTTTAATGTCAGAACAATCTCCAAGTACTCATCCGATGCGAAAGGTTTTTTTGATCATAGCCATTGTTTTAGTCATGGTCATGTTAGCTGTGAGTATGTTTATGAAAAGATCAGTGGAAGACGCGGAAGTTTCTTATCGACCTGAAAAAGCTCAAACAGGTTTAGAAGTAAAGCCTATCGTGAATAATAGTCAGATAGAAAAGAAAAGCGTAGCACCTTCTGTCAGCGTTCCCAAGAAATCTGCTGGAAAGGCTGCAAAAAGAGACGCTCAACCCGAAAAAGAAATTATCTATGAAGCTCCCCTAAAGAGCAATATTTTGATACAATAGTTTTCATCAGCAATGAAAAGCCTACTAAATAAATATATTTCTTTTACCAACCGATTTGCTCCTAAGAGAGTCATTGAACCGTTCGTTGGCCTTGATATTGGCGCGAGCTCATGCAAAGCTGTTGAGCTTGTCGTATGTGAAGATTCTTCGCGGGAAATTCTCAATTGGGCCGTGGAACCCTTAAACGAACTTAATGTCATTCAAAGCGTAAGGAAAGTCTTAGCTAAGCTTAACACAACTACGAAAAATTTTGCGACAGCAATTTCCGGGCAAGGAACGTTAGTCCGTTATATCGATATGCCCAGAATGTCCTTAGAAGACTTGCGCCGGTCTGTTGATGTGGAAGCTGACAAGCATTTTCCTTTTCCTAAAGATAAGATTTATACAGATTGTTGTATTCTTGATCCTCAAGGAAAAGACAGCAAGATGGCTGTTCTTATTGCGGCGGCGAAAAAAGAGGTCATTGCCCAGCGGCTCAAAATGCTTTCTGAGATCAATCTTCCGTCTGATTTTGTCGGTATCAACGCCATTGCTCTCGTCAATGCTTT
The nucleotide sequence above comes from Candidatus Omnitrophota bacterium. Encoded proteins:
- a CDS encoding type II secretion system protein is translated as MSRQFQNKKVLLRGLTLVETLVTTVVFSLAFLGVLFSYVTCLELSEIAKNSSQALFAVKSQIETIKNTNFDQVKTAYNNTSYAAANLVGIGVSYIDDSNPRLLFIVSTFCWRQPNGRVIGEDRNLNAQLDAGEDLNGNGRLDSLVTTVDYIYDR
- the pilO gene encoding type 4a pilus biogenesis protein PilO translates to MARPPARKQATPLDDYLNLAIKHSPILAPILVVILGIAVLIWPSYQKLSTIKASIKEKQDILTMVDRSSADVSKMQKELEIFKNKVVEFETRLPKRIKTNLIIETLQEITEKASLKFSSLEPTTIRKHVIAETNDTFVELPIRVRLRCGYYEMVNFLKKIETAKQLMKISDLVIIDDPAADWDHGIEFTISAFSRGENGD
- a CDS encoding secretin N-terminal domain-containing protein encodes the protein MIKTKKIYFLMCTVVMLAFPMVLSAQEEARQVDENMVSQPQAASSDAIAPMAPSIAADVATNAGSENVPSVNSPGTEKNDDNLISVNFENVDIRDVIRILADKGHVNMIVGPDVAATVNIQLNNISWEKALDVILMTYSLTYKKDGDLIRIMTLDQLQVEDEKVPLATKIIKLNFARGGEVKSNFEKMLSARGRIDVVERTNSLIITDLPDNIARIEEIAVELDTRTPQVMIEALLADVVVSQDDQLGINWDIAWPDGGAPQRTIEQDFGSLGAPGGIITFGTTMLTDKDLHATIAAWQRQSKVNILAHPQIMTLDNLAAKISLTEEIPYQQQTDSTEGGSVVSTSFKESGINLTVMPHITTKDNYIYLTIDVKQSFRSGFTADDQPIVDSRSAQTNLLVKNRETAVIGGLRKKNDTFTVNKLPILGDIPLIGSAFRKRVEALSDIDLMIFVTPTIVTDVNLTDKQENTLELFEEETEDWAHQFDQVKQKKREGTAEPKSATIGAKEDAEPDLFYLKPPALLNEGR
- a CDS encoding type II secretion system protein: MKNRKGFTLVEIMIVVAIIALLAAIAIPNLLRAKIAANDAVASSTLRTLSTAAETFATSNQGTYPSDVDDLTNATPPYINKNYCDGVTAAGFTFDCDWDTGGYTLIASPATVGTTGSATFTMVTGGILTGN
- the pilM gene encoding type IV pilus assembly protein PilM; translation: MFGGKKIAKKSDVAIGLDVGNFAVKVVQLSQKGDTFNLDSFGYAKINIEKLDGVVEAIKNACAEAGITQKKVNASITPEGVIVRYLTLPEMNTDELKKAMEFEIERYVPFERKDVVNDYMILKERPDSKNMKILLVAAKKDFVENRIKILREAGLDPEVITIDAIVLKDTFQLNYPEKNNKVVGLLNIGAKSSNINIVKGPTSYFMRDIQLGGDNITHLLKEKIDIGLEEAEKIKCSLTLEDKEKFKIIEPVLGNLLNEVYLSFDYYESEFGLVVDEVFVSGGTARLKWLTDFLKENLNREVSVLSPVKRFTAAPAVSQSRLELFSPSLVVATGLALENFS
- the pilM gene encoding type IV pilus assembly protein PilM, with protein sequence MKSLLNKYISFTNRFAPKRVIEPFVGLDIGASSCKAVELVVCEDSSREILNWAVEPLNELNVIQSVRKVLAKLNTTTKNFATAISGQGTLVRYIDMPRMSLEDLRRSVDVEADKHFPFPKDKIYTDCCILDPQGKDSKMAVLIAAAKKEVIAQRLKMLSEINLPSDFVGINAIALVNAFNTFPPQNLGQNSAPQSGKSNIIAILDIGDVVSNLIITKDSVPRFTRDIFIGGRELNRRIANALNVNMEEAEKIKCQPQDRSENVLLACDSTLINLASEIRLSFDYLATENNMQVSRLFATGGSAMFSGITDFLAKNLEIPVELWDPFLSLKLSPQVSRSEIEKNSSQLAVALGLALCS
- a CDS encoding general secretion pathway protein GspB; translation: MATKAKKKVIYFMSLMAFLSTIFFPTRTMFGQGEKSAASTKKRDPFVALVNSQGKIKAKEELFPSIAPKSLSMNIVLKAIIWDEARPLAMINNKVYGQGSEITKGLIVEKINPNDVVLNDNGNPVVIQLRKAVKND
- a CDS encoding tetratricopeptide repeat protein, which codes for MTVFNKDFFLSSVFFLALMLAGYAQASDEITNDGWTQSLSNLKSSMSELLKQNDALSVENDLLRKKIVELQSELKKAAEAKEKLSQEPRRLNALLDEKNKEASLLEKKIQEIQAQVQQLKTDQDETQKSIAQRQEKQKPLEAEVKGWKGKIDQLEKELKLSKSDNQNFLKKAENEKSELKKQLVDSEKKLARVQKNLEESKKRSAQPSVESVALAADQEKMSQELERLRNLIQTHTQEKQKLQEENIRISDQYKSDLDKLNQQIAELKKQNQELESVAIAPLPKVPSAAKDKKIASQTASLKEENSALKNKVSELMGSVVKLNRDKAMIESLLDVQTKTLRKKTVGSKKSVDQTNHELLAYKYAANGEYEKAIEEYQLAIAARPKNKDLYYNLGFVYDQLGKNDEAIANYKQVLKLNPNDKEANYNLAQIYKKLSDTASYQYYYDRFIKLNKR
- a CDS encoding prepilin-type N-terminal cleavage/methylation domain-containing protein, with protein sequence MQENSFKRNVKGFTLTEVLITLGIFSIMGAGIFIVLSGGKSTWFDTDTSIELQQDLRIVLEKTTRELHESGFDKNGVLQANINDGVGPNGTDTLRFSIPTVCHGGDSVVDSSGDVVHWRAPLIWGCTQSSCMDADNDCNTIDYQFIEYGVDAQDQFVRKVISGAGLVVRQDIFANNISDFQVDATVDGGLVTLSISAQKNSPTGRALSAAASMAVYLRNRG
- a CDS encoding DUF4900 domain-containing protein, with product MNKKNTKGTVLIVSLMAVTVLLILGAMFIVRAISEKAASDRERMLTQAFYLADGGSQVGINQMDVLINTNLMATVNNTNPQVIANDAAGYVASGDGLGFLIQYARDGGAAQFILNGAQARYTGSVIAAGSGTYQHSIIVTEKGNPIAVTPEQWDFPYYYRIETTGTVGGVVRKIALTGDFTVRVQRDNFARFALFTDHHSLPSGGTVWFTSRTNFSGPLHTNERYSFAFNPSGTFDGMVTQHHNSARFHNGGSSILSDADQNASIDVPVFNSDYERGVSEVNLESSVQQQDLIDQARGTDTTPGNGIFVANNGSNLIGGIFVRGDCNVNMSVNGSGNAVYTITQGATTKIVTVDISGNQTTVQTVAGPIQTFSGLPDGVDDVGTILYVDGAISSLGGTVQRDTKLTVASQNDVILTNHVMYEDYTPAVGTPGTPGYVAPHADDTNNMLGIVSWGGDVRIGTVAPDDINIHGSVMARNGVLTVDNYDDTAVGSRGVTTLLGGSITQFYGAFGQFNSVTEQQISGYGRNFVYDNRMSLGAAPPYFPSMRTFIAFTNDLTDKITWQEGGF
- a CDS encoding PilN domain-containing protein, whose protein sequence is MPQINLLAPGFKKREVTPSTASFSKAQAQSQFQQKTERVYPGISSGVLDVLPAVGFRCAICGGIILAIWSFFLVNIPGNQKTLKELEVKVSVLATNPKEIERIRTERVILEKKVNLIDNLSSRKFLWSEKLALIADLIPDGVWINEIRSSSKKDAAAAKAPPSDEKTVFTIKGTAVAYKIQDAVGLISDFIKNLQENADFSKDFQEIKLNTIAKGTVGSLDVMKFDLLCESK